The following are encoded in a window of Variovorax paradoxus genomic DNA:
- a CDS encoding VOC family protein: MSGAVASPKRVQNVFVVAKEPASLHAFYEGALGLPMKFRDGDRWIQYGVGHTNVALACLEEAAPATSGLVMVLEVDDFEGAQERIVAAGGQVLGLRDMGDHGAVLSLRDPEGNLVQLFRRAAPAAA; encoded by the coding sequence GTGAGCGGCGCCGTTGCATCGCCCAAGCGCGTGCAGAACGTGTTCGTCGTGGCGAAGGAGCCCGCCAGCCTGCATGCCTTCTACGAAGGTGCGCTCGGCCTGCCGATGAAGTTCCGCGACGGCGACCGCTGGATCCAGTACGGCGTGGGCCACACCAACGTCGCCCTGGCCTGCCTTGAAGAAGCGGCGCCCGCCACCAGCGGGCTGGTGATGGTGCTGGAGGTGGACGACTTCGAGGGCGCGCAGGAGCGCATCGTTGCCGCCGGCGGGCAGGTCCTGGGCCTGCGCGACATGGGCGACCACGGGGCCGTGCTGTCGCTGCGCGATCCCGAGGGCAACCTGGTGCAGCTGTTCCGGCGCGCCGCGCCCGCTGCTGCATGA
- a CDS encoding nuclear transport factor 2 family protein: protein MSASEPMPAALQSLLDREAIRDCLLRYCRGIDRCDEAALRSAYWEDATDCHGAWNGSADGFIAQAMPRLRQGGRRVHQITNVLIELHGDVAAVESSFFALQATATQPDRETFLCGRYVDRFERRSGEWRVAARTVVYDWIEERTRPELAQDDTTLFGVRQPVGTAAPHDAVYALLRDVRGT, encoded by the coding sequence ATGAGCGCGTCGGAGCCGATGCCGGCGGCCTTGCAGTCGCTGCTGGACCGCGAAGCGATCCGCGACTGCCTGTTGCGCTATTGCCGGGGCATCGACCGCTGCGACGAGGCCGCCTTGCGTTCGGCCTACTGGGAGGACGCCACGGACTGCCACGGCGCGTGGAACGGCAGCGCCGACGGCTTCATCGCGCAGGCGATGCCCAGGCTGCGGCAGGGCGGACGCCGCGTCCACCAGATCACCAATGTGCTGATCGAGCTGCATGGCGATGTGGCCGCGGTGGAAAGCAGCTTCTTCGCGCTGCAGGCCACGGCCACGCAGCCCGACCGCGAGACCTTTCTTTGCGGCCGTTATGTGGACCGTTTCGAACGTCGTAGCGGCGAGTGGCGCGTGGCCGCGCGGACCGTGGTTTACGACTGGATCGAGGAGCGCACGCGGCCCGAGCTGGCGCAGGACGACACCACGCTGTTCGGCGTGCGCCAGCCGGTCGGCACGGCAGCGCCGCACGACGCCGTGTACGCGTTGTTGCGCGACGTGCGCGGCACCTGA
- a CDS encoding SDR family NAD(P)-dependent oxidoreductase, with translation MPTVLLTGAAAGIGRATALALAREGWRCVLVDADADALQRLEAAWPADAEPPMRLVADLTDGARIERLGHEIPLLDALINNAGLSAGGAEATSGHDDGSAARLLALNLAAPARMVQACAPQLRPGARIVNVASGAGLRAIPWRGLYSPSKAGLIAQGRALAQARPDWTVTTLAPGFVRTELVQRLIDGGRLNPAQAVSKIPLGRMAEPEDMAHALCFLASPGARVLTGQLLVLDGGSSVCGGSLPLPACAHPPLPFDAPLRPHAESVREPAWHAALGVWVRAHAGHPDRAGYSAVIDARALDALPGTRLDAALGAARCFRAGHAARASLTLLLPAPEAGLDWPLAGDADAARMLVATLAAEWGAHGLRINALELSHGLAPQACLPLLDYVAGPRAQFLTGQVLRLGAGH, from the coding sequence ATGCCCACCGTTCTGCTCACAGGCGCCGCTGCGGGCATCGGCCGCGCCACGGCGTTGGCCCTGGCGCGCGAAGGATGGCGCTGCGTGCTGGTCGACGCCGATGCGGACGCGTTGCAGCGCCTCGAAGCCGCCTGGCCGGCCGATGCCGAACCACCGATGCGCCTCGTGGCCGACCTGACGGATGGAGCCCGCATCGAGCGCCTGGGGCACGAGATTCCGCTGCTCGATGCATTGATCAACAACGCGGGCCTGTCGGCCGGTGGGGCCGAGGCCACGTCGGGCCACGACGACGGCTCGGCGGCTCGCCTTCTTGCGCTCAACCTGGCCGCGCCGGCGCGCATGGTGCAGGCCTGTGCGCCGCAGCTGCGACCCGGCGCGCGCATCGTCAACGTCGCTTCCGGCGCGGGCCTGCGCGCCATTCCGTGGCGCGGTCTCTACAGCCCCAGCAAGGCCGGACTGATCGCGCAGGGCCGCGCGTTGGCGCAAGCCCGGCCCGACTGGACGGTGACCACGCTGGCGCCGGGCTTCGTGCGAACCGAACTCGTGCAGCGCCTGATCGATGGCGGTCGACTGAACCCGGCGCAGGCGGTGTCGAAGATTCCCCTGGGCCGGATGGCCGAGCCCGAGGACATGGCGCACGCGTTGTGCTTCCTGGCCAGCCCCGGCGCGCGCGTGCTCACCGGACAGCTGCTGGTGCTCGACGGCGGCTCGTCCGTGTGCGGAGGAAGCCTGCCGCTGCCGGCCTGCGCGCATCCGCCCCTTCCGTTCGATGCACCCTTGCGTCCGCATGCCGAGTCCGTGCGCGAGCCGGCCTGGCATGCCGCGCTGGGCGTGTGGGTGCGTGCGCATGCAGGCCACCCCGACCGCGCGGGCTATTCGGCGGTCATCGATGCGCGCGCGCTGGATGCGCTGCCCGGCACGCGGCTCGATGCCGCGCTCGGTGCGGCGCGCTGCTTCCGTGCGGGCCACGCCGCGCGGGCCAGCCTCACGCTGCTGCTGCCCGCGCCCGAAGCGGGGCTCGATTGGCCGCTGGCCGGCGACGCCGATGCGGCGCGGATGCTGGTGGCCACGCTGGCCGCCGAATGGGGCGCGCACGGGCTGCGCATCAACGCGCTGGAGCTGTCGCACGGCTTGGCGCCGCAGGCCTGCCTGCCGCTGCTCGACTACGTGGCCGGCCCGCGCGCGCAGTTTCTGACTGGGCAGGTGCTGAGGCTCGGCGCCGGGCATTGA
- a CDS encoding LysR family transcriptional regulator — protein MSITIKQLQHFVAAAHTGQVSRAAQRCYVSQPSLTTSLKNLESTLKVQLFTRHSDGLRLTVQGEGFLRHAEHMLHTLEAAVEETRNSVSAVEGRVQLAITDTVSEYMLPKIIGAMRRQLPLVEFEPVERNRLEIENGLRSGEFDLAVVLVSNLSRAPDIRRENLLKSERRLWTSFDHPLVTQKSVSLREIAQMPFVLLDMDEHVDTVSRYWSAMKLKPKVVFRTKSIEAVRSLVAQNVGVTILSDLVFRPWSHDGGRIRRTVVSSAVPSMDLGLAYRRGAVLSEATAASASTLRLLAKTLTRESQPRMDDEPQ, from the coding sequence ATGTCGATAACGATCAAGCAGCTGCAGCACTTCGTGGCTGCAGCGCACACGGGGCAGGTGTCCCGCGCGGCCCAGCGCTGCTATGTGAGCCAGCCGTCGCTGACCACGTCGCTGAAGAACCTGGAGTCGACGTTGAAGGTGCAGCTCTTTACGCGGCACTCCGACGGGCTGCGGCTCACGGTGCAGGGCGAAGGCTTTCTTCGACACGCGGAGCACATGCTGCACACGCTCGAGGCGGCGGTGGAGGAAACGCGCAACTCGGTGTCTGCGGTCGAGGGGCGGGTGCAGCTCGCCATCACCGACACCGTGTCCGAATACATGCTGCCGAAGATCATCGGTGCGATGCGCAGGCAACTGCCGCTGGTCGAGTTCGAGCCCGTGGAGCGCAACCGGCTCGAGATCGAGAACGGCCTGCGCAGCGGCGAATTCGACCTGGCCGTGGTCCTGGTGTCGAACCTCTCGCGCGCGCCGGACATCCGTCGCGAGAACCTGCTGAAGTCGGAGCGCCGCCTGTGGACGTCGTTCGACCATCCGCTGGTAACGCAGAAGTCGGTGTCGCTGCGCGAGATCGCGCAGATGCCCTTCGTGCTGCTGGACATGGACGAGCACGTGGACACCGTGAGCCGCTACTGGAGCGCGATGAAGCTCAAGCCCAAGGTCGTGTTCCGCACCAAATCGATCGAGGCCGTGCGCAGCCTCGTTGCACAGAACGTGGGCGTGACCATCTTGTCGGACCTGGTGTTTCGCCCGTGGTCGCACGATGGCGGGCGCATTCGCCGGACGGTGGTGTCGAGCGCGGTGCCCTCGATGGACCTGGGACTGGCCTACCGGCGCGGGGCCGTTCTGTCCGAGGCCACGGCAGCCTCTGCGAGCACCTTGCGGTTGCTGGCCAAGACACTCACGAGAGAGTCACAGCCGCGCATGGACGACGAGCCGCAGTAG
- a CDS encoding short-chain fatty acid transporter produces MPSTSHTSAGPGAHPPVPHEASADAGLLSRLGLRFTAWAERWFPDAFVFAAIAVVVVAGAALLNGSSPQAVAKSFGDGFWSLIVFTMQMALVAIGGYVVATSPPAARLIRKLAALPVSGRQAIAYVAAISMILSLFNWGISLIFSALYVRALAGRLDLRMDYRAGGAAAYLGMGATWALGLSSSAAQLQANASSLPKSILDITGVIPFSQTIFLWQSVAMALVLMVVSVAIALWSAPDAKHAVTAQDLGVDLTEAKPAAAESAGRRPGEWFERSPLLTLLLCALGFGWLAQEFMAKSPLIAISGLNTYNLLFLMIGLLLHWRPRSFLDAVSRAVPSTAGVIIQFPLYGAIAAMLTAAKGDGGITLSDRIAHLFVSISSVDSFAVVMGAYSAVLGFFIPSGGGKWIIEAPYVMQAANDLKVHLGWAVQVYNAAEALPNLINPFWMLPLLGVLSLKARDIVGFTFLQLLVHAPLVLFMLWAFGRTLSYVAPVMP; encoded by the coding sequence ATGCCATCGACATCACACACTTCCGCCGGCCCCGGCGCCCATCCTCCTGTACCCCACGAGGCCTCGGCTGATGCCGGGCTGTTGAGCCGGCTGGGCCTGCGCTTCACCGCCTGGGCCGAGCGCTGGTTTCCCGACGCCTTCGTGTTCGCGGCCATCGCGGTGGTGGTGGTCGCGGGCGCCGCGCTGCTGAACGGATCGAGCCCGCAGGCGGTGGCCAAGTCCTTCGGCGACGGCTTCTGGAGCCTGATTGTTTTCACGATGCAGATGGCGCTGGTGGCCATCGGCGGCTACGTGGTGGCGACCTCGCCGCCGGCCGCGCGACTCATCCGAAAGCTGGCCGCACTGCCCGTGTCGGGGCGCCAGGCCATCGCGTACGTGGCGGCGATCAGCATGATTTTGTCGCTCTTCAACTGGGGCATTTCGCTGATCTTCAGTGCGCTCTATGTGCGCGCACTGGCCGGCCGCCTCGACCTGCGCATGGACTATCGCGCCGGCGGTGCGGCGGCCTACCTGGGCATGGGCGCGACCTGGGCGTTGGGGCTCAGTTCGTCGGCGGCGCAGCTGCAGGCCAACGCCAGCAGCCTGCCCAAGAGCATCCTGGACATCACCGGCGTGATCCCGTTCAGCCAGACCATCTTCCTGTGGCAGTCGGTCGCCATGGCGCTGGTGTTGATGGTCGTGTCGGTGGCCATCGCGCTGTGGTCGGCGCCCGACGCGAAGCACGCGGTCACGGCGCAGGACCTGGGCGTGGATCTCACGGAAGCCAAGCCCGCTGCCGCCGAGTCCGCCGGGCGCCGCCCCGGCGAGTGGTTCGAGCGCAGCCCGCTGCTCACACTGCTCCTGTGCGCGCTGGGCTTCGGCTGGCTGGCGCAGGAGTTCATGGCCAAGAGCCCGCTGATCGCGATCTCGGGCCTCAACACTTACAACCTGCTGTTCCTCATGATCGGGCTGCTGCTGCACTGGCGCCCGCGCAGCTTTCTCGACGCGGTGTCGCGTGCGGTGCCGTCGACGGCGGGCGTGATCATCCAGTTCCCGCTGTACGGTGCCATCGCGGCCATGTTGACCGCGGCAAAAGGCGACGGAGGCATCACGCTGTCGGACCGCATCGCGCACCTGTTCGTGAGCATTTCCAGCGTCGACAGCTTCGCCGTGGTGATGGGCGCGTATTCCGCCGTGCTGGGCTTCTTCATTCCCTCGGGTGGGGGCAAGTGGATCATCGAGGCGCCCTACGTCATGCAGGCGGCCAACGACCTGAAGGTGCACCTGGGCTGGGCCGTGCAGGTCTACAACGCGGCCGAGGCGCTGCCCAACCTGATCAACCCGTTCTGGATGCTGCCGCTGCTGGGCGTGCTGTCGCTGAAGGCACGCGACATCGTGGGCTTCACCTTCCTGCAGTTGCTGGTGCATGCGCCGCTGGTGCTCTTCATGCTCTGGGCCTTCGGGCGCACGCTGAGCTATGTCGCGCCGGTGATGCCTTGA
- a CDS encoding molybdopterin-dependent oxidoreductase has product MQVMTTTAPTQTRQGYCTLCRSRCGTLNEVQGDMLVSVRPDASHPTGQAMCMKGKAAPELVHSPHRLRYPMRRTRPKTDADPGWVRIGWDEALAETAQRLGAIKAESGAESVVFAVTTPSGTPLTDSIDWIERFVRLFGSPNICYATEVCNWHKDFAHAFTFGCGMPAADYAQADLIVLWGHNPANTWLAQANAIGRGRANGAKMVVIDPRPTALARQADTWLPVRPGTDAALALGLVHLLIADARFDEGFVRAWTNAPLLVRGDNGHFLREQDLWPEAQGNRFMAWNDARGCAMPYDTEQAAHDQDAAHFRLRGAVEIDVGAHRLSCAPAFELLAQGCAAYTPPDVERITGVAEASLRAVADLFGTCRRVAYHAWTGIGQHTNATQAERAVATLYALCGSFDRIGANRVRVGPRVNAVNALSLLPDAQRAKALGLAQRPIGPPAHGWVTARDTYRAMLEGEPYKVRAMMAFGTNLPVSQADTALAHRALSQLEFHVHCDLFETPAARYADILLPVNTPWEREGLRVGFEIDDRAAGWVQLRQRMVTPRGESRSDNDVLFDLAVRLGMGDGFFGGSLDAGWNHMLEPLGLTVDQLRARPEGMACAIDASEQKYARATPTGVRGFDTPTRRVELYSETLLRHGQPPVATFVEPADTPRDAKATRQGRFPYVLSSAKNGFYCHSQHRSLPSLRKRAPDPVAELSPALAAAKGIVDGDWMRIRTRVGEARFVARVTPQLADDVIVAEFGWWQGCPELDRDGLPIEGALGSNFNALISADSCDPVSGSVPHRSFLCDIERDPATEMRQRKWSGYRPFRISALRPEADGVLGIHFEPVDGGELPDYRPGQHLEMQLHLDDGTQVTRAYSLTGAAEVPGRRSYSVAVRHQRGRSADGTPHEGRVSSHLHRALKVGDTLALRAPSGSFVLPRHSPQPLVFFAGGIGITPFISLLESLPDGAQGPAIWLYYANQNGTTHAFRERIAQHRARLPQLQVVDHYNAPQLQERQGIDYQSDRFIDARVVDDALIAQRARFYLCGPPAMMDAVTAGLVARGVPRFDIFSEVFRSPTTPPTDGGQQFAVSFARSGRAPATWTPKQGTLLTFGESLGVQMASGCRVGQCESCAVRLLSGKVRHLHGSEPEDPAVCLACQAVPLEDVVLEA; this is encoded by the coding sequence ATGCAAGTGATGACGACGACGGCGCCCACGCAAACCAGACAGGGCTACTGCACGCTCTGCCGTTCGCGCTGCGGCACGCTCAACGAGGTGCAGGGCGACATGCTGGTGTCGGTGCGGCCCGACGCCTCGCACCCCACCGGCCAGGCGATGTGCATGAAGGGGAAGGCCGCGCCCGAGCTTGTGCACAGCCCGCACCGGCTGCGCTACCCGATGCGCCGCACCCGGCCCAAGACCGACGCGGACCCGGGCTGGGTGCGCATTGGCTGGGACGAAGCACTGGCCGAGACCGCGCAGCGCCTGGGCGCCATCAAGGCCGAGAGCGGTGCCGAGTCGGTGGTGTTCGCCGTGACCACGCCCAGCGGCACGCCACTGACGGACAGCATCGACTGGATCGAGCGCTTCGTGCGCCTCTTCGGCAGCCCCAACATCTGCTACGCGACCGAGGTCTGCAACTGGCACAAGGACTTCGCGCACGCGTTCACCTTCGGCTGCGGCATGCCCGCGGCCGACTACGCGCAGGCCGACCTGATCGTGCTCTGGGGTCACAACCCCGCGAACACCTGGCTGGCACAGGCCAACGCCATCGGCCGGGGCCGCGCGAACGGCGCGAAGATGGTGGTGATCGATCCGCGCCCCACCGCGCTCGCGCGGCAGGCCGACACCTGGCTGCCCGTGCGGCCCGGCACTGATGCGGCACTGGCGCTGGGGCTGGTCCATCTGCTGATCGCGGACGCGCGCTTCGACGAAGGTTTCGTGCGCGCGTGGACCAATGCCCCGTTGCTGGTGCGCGGCGACAACGGACACTTCCTGCGCGAGCAGGACCTGTGGCCCGAAGCCCAGGGCAACCGCTTCATGGCGTGGAACGACGCGCGCGGCTGCGCGATGCCCTATGACACCGAGCAGGCGGCGCACGACCAGGATGCCGCCCACTTCCGCCTGCGCGGTGCGGTCGAGATCGACGTGGGCGCACATCGCCTGTCGTGCGCGCCAGCCTTCGAACTGCTGGCCCAGGGCTGCGCCGCCTACACGCCGCCGGATGTCGAACGCATCACCGGCGTTGCTGAAGCGTCTTTGCGCGCGGTCGCTGATCTTTTCGGCACGTGCCGCCGCGTGGCCTATCACGCCTGGACCGGCATCGGCCAGCACACCAACGCGACGCAAGCCGAGCGCGCGGTCGCCACGCTGTATGCGCTGTGCGGCAGTTTCGACCGCATCGGTGCAAACCGCGTTCGCGTCGGTCCGCGCGTCAATGCCGTCAACGCGCTCTCACTGCTGCCCGACGCGCAGCGCGCCAAGGCCCTCGGCCTGGCGCAGCGCCCGATCGGCCCTCCCGCACACGGGTGGGTGACGGCGCGCGACACCTACCGCGCGATGCTCGAAGGCGAGCCCTACAAGGTGCGCGCGATGATGGCCTTCGGCACCAACCTGCCCGTGTCGCAGGCCGACACCGCGCTCGCGCACCGGGCGCTGTCGCAGCTCGAATTCCACGTGCACTGCGATCTGTTCGAAACACCTGCCGCCCGGTATGCCGACATCCTGCTGCCGGTCAATACGCCCTGGGAGCGCGAAGGCCTGCGCGTCGGCTTCGAGATCGACGACCGCGCCGCCGGTTGGGTGCAGTTGCGCCAGCGCATGGTGACGCCGCGCGGCGAATCGCGATCCGACAACGACGTGCTGTTCGATCTGGCCGTTCGACTGGGCATGGGCGACGGCTTCTTCGGCGGCAGTCTCGACGCGGGCTGGAACCACATGCTCGAGCCGCTCGGCCTCACGGTCGACCAGTTGCGCGCCCGGCCCGAAGGCATGGCCTGCGCCATCGACGCGAGCGAGCAGAAGTACGCCCGCGCCACGCCCACCGGCGTGCGCGGCTTCGACACCCCGACGCGCCGCGTCGAGCTCTATTCCGAAACCCTGCTGCGCCACGGCCAGCCGCCGGTCGCCACCTTCGTCGAACCGGCCGACACGCCGCGCGATGCGAAGGCCACGCGGCAGGGCCGCTTTCCGTATGTGCTGAGTTCGGCCAAGAACGGCTTCTATTGCCACAGCCAGCACCGCAGTCTGCCCTCGCTGCGCAAGCGCGCGCCCGATCCGGTGGCCGAGTTGAGCCCGGCGCTGGCGGCCGCCAAGGGCATCGTGGACGGCGACTGGATGCGCATCCGCACGCGCGTGGGCGAGGCCCGCTTCGTCGCACGCGTCACGCCCCAGCTGGCGGACGACGTCATCGTGGCCGAGTTCGGCTGGTGGCAGGGCTGCCCCGAGCTCGACCGCGATGGCCTGCCGATCGAAGGCGCGTTGGGCAGCAACTTCAACGCGCTGATCTCCGCTGACAGCTGCGACCCGGTGAGCGGCTCGGTGCCGCATCGCTCGTTTCTCTGCGACATCGAACGCGACCCGGCCACAGAGATGCGGCAGCGCAAGTGGTCCGGCTACCGGCCCTTTCGCATCAGCGCACTGCGGCCCGAGGCCGACGGCGTGCTGGGCATCCACTTCGAGCCGGTCGACGGCGGCGAACTGCCCGACTACCGCCCCGGTCAGCACCTCGAGATGCAATTGCATCTGGACGACGGCACGCAGGTCACGCGCGCCTACTCGCTCACGGGCGCGGCCGAGGTGCCGGGCCGGCGCAGCTACAGCGTGGCCGTGCGCCACCAGCGCGGCCGCTCGGCCGACGGCACGCCGCACGAGGGGCGCGTGTCGAGCCATCTGCACCGCGCGTTGAAGGTCGGTGACACCCTTGCGCTGCGGGCGCCATCCGGCAGTTTCGTGCTGCCGCGCCACTCGCCGCAACCGCTGGTCTTCTTCGCGGGAGGCATCGGCATCACGCCCTTCATCAGCCTGCTCGAATCGCTGCCCGACGGCGCGCAGGGGCCGGCCATCTGGCTCTACTACGCCAACCAGAACGGCACGACCCACGCGTTTCGCGAGCGCATCGCGCAGCACCGCGCGCGGCTGCCGCAGTTGCAGGTCGTCGACCACTACAACGCACCACAGTTGCAGGAGCGGCAGGGCATCGATTACCAGTCGGACCGCTTCATCGACGCGCGCGTGGTGGACGACGCGTTGATCGCGCAGCGCGCCCGCTTCTACCTGTGCGGACCGCCGGCCATGATGGACGCGGTGACCGCCGGCCTCGTGGCGCGGGGCGTTCCGCGCTTCGACATCTTCAGCGAGGTATTCCGCTCGCCCACCACGCCGCCCACCGACGGCGGCCAGCAGTTCGCCGTCAGCTTTGCGCGCTCGGGCCGCGCTCCCGCGACGTGGACGCCCAAACAGGGCACGTTGCTGACCTTCGGCGAATCGCTCGGCGTGCAGATGGCCAGCGGCTGCCGCGTGGGCCAGTGCGAGAGCTGCGCCGTGCGCCTGCTGAGCGGCAAGGTGCGCCATCTGCACGGCAGCGAACCGGAAGACCCGGCCGTGTGCCTTGCCTGCCAGGCCGTCCCGCTCGAAGACGTGGTGCTCGAGGCTTGA
- a CDS encoding ornithine cyclodeaminase family protein, producing MKIIDTESTRRALPFDRLIPALREMFIAGCEVPLRHTHSLQAETDASPRTVLVMPAWQPDRYLGIKTVTIFPDNARRGLPGLFSTYVLYDASTGEPLAQIDGNEITSRRTAAASALAASYLAPAGARSLLVVGCGRVGSLIPEAYRAVRPIERVVVWDRDASAAKALAARLCAQNIEAAVAPDLAHAVNDVDIVSCATLATQPVVQGAWLRPRSHLDLIGSFTPQMREADDACFAGARLFVDTQEALQKSGELLGPMSRGVFAADDVAGELADLAAGRIQGRGDRDGRTVFKAVGTALEDLAAAVVVYEALDSN from the coding sequence ATGAAAATCATCGATACCGAAAGCACCCGCCGTGCGCTGCCCTTCGACCGCCTGATCCCGGCCCTTCGTGAGATGTTCATCGCCGGCTGCGAGGTGCCCTTGCGGCACACGCATTCGCTCCAGGCCGAAACGGACGCCTCGCCCCGCACCGTGCTGGTCATGCCGGCGTGGCAGCCCGACCGCTACCTGGGCATCAAGACGGTGACCATCTTCCCGGACAACGCGCGGCGCGGCCTGCCCGGACTGTTCTCGACCTATGTGCTGTACGACGCCAGCACGGGCGAGCCGTTGGCGCAGATCGACGGCAACGAGATCACGTCGCGCCGCACCGCTGCCGCATCGGCCCTGGCCGCGTCGTATCTCGCGCCTGCAGGGGCGAGGAGTCTGCTGGTCGTCGGCTGCGGGCGTGTCGGCAGTCTCATTCCCGAGGCCTACCGCGCCGTGCGTCCCATCGAACGCGTGGTGGTGTGGGACCGCGACGCATCTGCGGCGAAGGCACTCGCTGCGCGGCTGTGCGCGCAGAACATCGAGGCGGCCGTTGCGCCGGACCTCGCCCATGCGGTGAACGACGTCGACATCGTGAGCTGCGCCACGCTTGCCACGCAGCCGGTGGTGCAGGGCGCGTGGCTGCGGCCTCGCAGCCACCTCGACCTCATCGGCAGTTTCACGCCGCAGATGCGCGAAGCCGACGATGCCTGCTTTGCAGGCGCACGTCTGTTTGTCGATACGCAAGAAGCGTTGCAAAAGAGTGGCGAACTGCTCGGGCCCATGTCGCGCGGCGTGTTCGCTGCCGACGACGTGGCGGGGGAGTTGGCCGACCTGGCTGCGGGCCGGATCCAGGGTCGCGGCGATCGTGATGGACGAACCGTCTTCAAGGCCGTGGGCACCGCCCTGGAGGACCTGGCCGCGGCAGTGGTGGTCTACGAGGCTTTGGATTCGAACTGA
- a CDS encoding LysR family transcriptional regulator: MIERSEGLSWARGIKVRHLESFLVLDEAGTLTEAAARLHMTQSAMSHWLAELERVAGTPLVVRGRKVQLTPAGHLLKRLAITVLGDIARTGREMHAVAAGRVPRLNVGSVWAGIAGGLPEAVTAFQQRHADVAVSIHDGLFDDLLKGLDTRAMDAVIGVLDARAHQPQLAHHVLFDDQVSIVIGQGSKHWHSNQPLGFADVLREQWVMPPLGTLTRIQMDAYLIEQQASWLVPKAETASLAMMQALLHKGDYVGVCAESMADYMTSLGLFKKVAIDSNIRFGPITVVWNREHVSATLMDFIDCLKAHARGLPAAQGQEAPGT, from the coding sequence ATGATCGAGCGCTCGGAAGGCCTCTCCTGGGCCCGCGGCATCAAGGTCCGACATCTGGAATCCTTCCTGGTGCTGGACGAGGCGGGCACGCTGACCGAGGCGGCGGCGCGGCTGCACATGACGCAATCGGCCATGTCGCACTGGCTGGCAGAACTGGAGCGCGTGGCGGGCACGCCGCTGGTGGTGCGCGGGCGCAAGGTGCAGCTGACGCCTGCGGGGCATCTGCTCAAGCGGCTGGCCATCACCGTGCTGGGCGACATCGCCCGCACCGGCCGCGAGATGCATGCGGTGGCCGCGGGACGCGTGCCGCGTCTGAACGTAGGCAGCGTCTGGGCCGGCATCGCCGGCGGCCTGCCCGAAGCCGTGACCGCGTTCCAGCAGCGCCATGCCGACGTGGCCGTGTCCATTCACGACGGTCTGTTCGACGACCTCCTCAAGGGCCTGGACACGCGTGCGATGGATGCCGTCATCGGCGTTCTGGATGCGCGGGCGCACCAGCCGCAGCTGGCGCACCACGTGCTTTTCGACGACCAGGTGAGCATCGTCATCGGCCAGGGCAGCAAGCACTGGCACAGCAACCAGCCGCTGGGCTTTGCCGACGTGCTGCGCGAGCAATGGGTGATGCCGCCCCTTGGCACGCTCACCCGCATCCAGATGGATGCCTACCTCATCGAGCAACAGGCCTCGTGGCTGGTGCCCAAGGCAGAAACCGCCTCGCTGGCCATGATGCAGGCCCTGCTGCACAAGGGCGACTATGTCGGCGTGTGCGCGGAATCCATGGCGGACTACATGACCTCGCTGGGGCTGTTCAAGAAGGTCGCCATTGATTCGAACATCCGCTTCGGCCCCATCACCGTGGTGTGGAACCGCGAGCATGTTTCAGCCACGCTCATGGACTTCATTGACTGCCTGAAGGCGCATGCGCGGGGCTTGCCTGCGGCACAGGGGCAGGAGGCGCCCGGCACCTAG